The proteins below are encoded in one region of Kineosporia corallincola:
- a CDS encoding RICIN domain-containing protein, with protein sequence MRTFLRSTVVTGFIALMLLAVSAPAQAASYPSYKNKKTGQCLEGQARDTWSVSAYTCDGNSAQDWEVESRPQKGTKNDVVKLRNVKYNRCMDSKAGKDDSVFYNVSCNTGDYQLWEVFYNSNGTRTFKSWGAWTKQGLHLCLSDNPKSTIYAPLLKTCNRNSALQQWSKV encoded by the coding sequence GTGCGTACTTTTCTGCGGTCCACCGTGGTGACGGGTTTCATCGCGCTGATGCTGCTGGCGGTCAGCGCCCCGGCGCAGGCCGCCTCGTACCCGAGCTACAAGAACAAGAAGACCGGGCAGTGCCTGGAGGGACAGGCACGCGACACCTGGTCGGTGTCCGCCTACACGTGCGACGGCAACTCGGCCCAGGACTGGGAGGTCGAGAGCCGGCCGCAGAAGGGCACCAAGAACGACGTGGTGAAGCTGCGCAACGTCAAGTACAACCGCTGCATGGACAGCAAGGCGGGCAAGGACGACAGCGTCTTCTACAACGTCAGCTGCAACACGGGTGACTACCAGCTGTGGGAGGTCTTCTACAACAGCAACGGCACCCGCACCTTCAAGAGCTGGGGCGCCTGGACGAAGCAGGGCCTGCACCTGTGCCTGAGCGACAACCCGAAGAGCACGATCTACGCGCCGCTGCTGAAGACGTGCAACCGCAACTCGGCCCTTCAGCAGTGGAGCAAGGTCTGA
- a CDS encoding NAD(P)-dependent alcohol dehydrogenase, with translation MRTVNAYAAPSATEPLVPTTIERRDVGARDVLIEIRYAGICHSDIHTVRGDWGPITYPQVVGHEIVGVVAEIGPEVTKHAVGDRVGVGCMVNSCRECENCRAGMEQYCLKGNTGTYASTDRDGTITQGGYSTHVVVDEDFVLRVPENLDFSKVAPLLCAGITTYSPLNHWNAGPGKKVAVVGMGGLGHMAVKIAHAMGAEVTVLSRTLSKQDDGLKLGADHYYATADPKTFEDLASTFDLIVNTVSAVIDLDAYLGLLRLDGTLVNVGAPAQPLPVTVFTLFGNRRSFAGSGIGSIAETQEMLDFCAEHGIVPETELIEASYINEAYERVLSSDVRYRFVIDTATLAS, from the coding sequence GTGCGCACTGTCAACGCCTACGCCGCCCCGTCCGCGACCGAGCCGCTGGTTCCGACCACGATCGAGCGTCGTGACGTGGGCGCCCGGGACGTCCTGATCGAGATCCGTTACGCCGGCATCTGCCACTCCGACATCCACACCGTGCGCGGTGACTGGGGCCCGATCACCTACCCGCAGGTCGTCGGTCACGAGATCGTCGGTGTCGTGGCAGAAATCGGCCCCGAGGTGACGAAACACGCCGTGGGCGACCGGGTCGGGGTCGGCTGCATGGTCAACTCCTGCCGCGAGTGCGAGAACTGCCGGGCCGGCATGGAGCAGTACTGCCTGAAGGGCAACACCGGCACCTACGCCAGCACCGACCGCGACGGCACCATCACCCAGGGCGGGTACTCCACCCACGTGGTGGTGGACGAGGACTTCGTGCTGCGGGTGCCGGAGAACCTGGACTTCTCCAAGGTGGCACCGCTGCTGTGTGCGGGCATCACCACCTACTCGCCGCTGAACCACTGGAACGCGGGCCCCGGCAAGAAGGTGGCCGTGGTCGGCATGGGCGGTCTGGGCCACATGGCCGTGAAGATCGCCCACGCGATGGGCGCCGAGGTCACCGTGCTGTCGCGCACGCTGTCCAAGCAGGACGACGGGCTCAAGCTGGGCGCGGACCACTACTACGCCACGGCGGACCCGAAGACCTTCGAGGACCTGGCGAGCACCTTCGACCTGATCGTCAACACCGTCTCGGCGGTCATCGACCTGGACGCCTACCTGGGCCTGCTGCGCCTGGACGGCACCCTGGTCAACGTCGGGGCCCCGGCGCAGCCGCTGCCGGTGACCGTGTTCACGCTGTTCGGCAACCGGCGCTCGTTCGCCGGGTCGGGGATCGGCAGCATCGCCGAGACCCAGGAGATGCTGGACTTCTGCGCCGAGCACGGCATCGTGCCGGAGACCGAGCTGATCGAGGCGTCGTACATCAACGAGGCCTACGAGCGGGTGCTGTCGTCCGACGTGCGCTACCGGTTCGTCATCGACACGGCCACGCTGGCCTCCTGA
- a CDS encoding MmyB family transcriptional regulator, whose product MSGRAKLITLAAQAALESVRLPDPHSLPGPVERSGLPESRGKGWVTAGVGGVARAGARRARAGGRTCTTWHRRCRLLCSRTVVAEHRAATKTVLHPHAGEIALEIRVLTTQGSDLRIVVCTSRPGTDARGKLDLLAAIGTQTMTTRWQPADAPGPGHVGRRGRAGRKVISR is encoded by the coding sequence GTGTCCGGCCGGGCCAAGCTGATCACCCTGGCCGCCCAGGCCGCCCTGGAGTCTGTGCGCCTGCCCGACCCGCACAGCCTGCCCGGCCCGGTGGAGCGGTCCGGCCTTCCTGAGTCGCGCGGCAAGGGCTGGGTGACGGCCGGGGTGGGGGGAGTGGCGCGAGCCGGGGCGCGGAGGGCCCGGGCTGGCGGCCGTACCTGCACGACGTGGCACAGACGCTGCCGGCTGCTCTGCTCGCGCACCGTGGTGGCCGAGCACCGGGCCGCCACCAAGACCGTCCTGCACCCGCACGCCGGTGAGATCGCCCTGGAGATCCGCGTTCTCACCACGCAGGGCTCGGACCTGCGGATCGTCGTCTGCACCTCGCGGCCCGGCACCGACGCCCGCGGCAAGCTCGACCTGCTCGCGGCCATCGGCACCCAGACGATGACGACCCGCTGGCAACCCGCTGACGCGCCGGGACCCGGCCACGTGGGCAGACGTGGCCGGGCCGGTCGGAAGGTGATCAGCAGGTGA
- a CDS encoding alpha/beta fold hydrolase encodes MKLRHHSALLRRTGIGLGALTALAGVAGAVFVHRMNSYEDPWKERVSAADYVLRTAPVNGVELSYAEGPDNGPPLVLLHAQHMDWFSYSRVLPALAQRFHVYDIDYPGHGATVTPTGYPMTATRIGTDLADFIETRIGEPAYVTGNSSGGLLATWLAANRPRTVRAVLLEDPPLFSSEAGRIGGTIADRSFATSADAVRDGTDDFLLYWIDHSGKFFDNNVFRGAGDLLTQGVRLFRWGNPGEPVELGFLKNDTVRLLVRGLDEYDPRFGTAFHDGTWNQGFDHATALADIDCPVLLLQADYTVLPDGTLNGAMTRPDAERAASLLKHGTYRRIDATHVVHLDRPEQFTRILEDFFLG; translated from the coding sequence GTGAAACTTCGCCACCACTCGGCACTCCTGCGCAGAACCGGCATCGGCCTCGGGGCTCTGACGGCCCTGGCCGGCGTCGCCGGCGCGGTCTTCGTGCACCGGATGAACAGCTACGAAGACCCTTGGAAAGAAAGGGTTTCCGCAGCTGATTACGTGCTGAGGACCGCCCCGGTCAACGGCGTCGAACTCAGCTACGCCGAGGGGCCGGACAACGGGCCGCCCCTGGTGCTGCTGCACGCCCAGCACATGGACTGGTTCTCCTACAGCCGGGTGCTGCCCGCGCTGGCCCAGCGGTTCCACGTGTACGACATCGACTACCCCGGGCACGGGGCCACCGTCACGCCCACCGGCTATCCCATGACGGCCACCCGGATCGGCACCGACCTCGCCGACTTCATCGAGACCCGGATCGGCGAGCCGGCCTATGTCACCGGCAACTCCTCCGGCGGGCTGCTGGCCACCTGGCTGGCCGCGAACCGCCCCCGCACGGTGAGGGCGGTGCTGCTGGAAGACCCTCCGCTGTTCTCCTCCGAGGCCGGGCGGATCGGCGGCACGATCGCCGACCGCTCGTTCGCCACCAGCGCCGACGCCGTGCGCGACGGCACCGACGACTTCCTGTTGTACTGGATCGACCACAGCGGAAAGTTCTTCGACAACAACGTGTTCCGTGGCGCGGGCGACCTGCTCACCCAGGGCGTGCGGCTGTTCCGGTGGGGAAACCCGGGTGAGCCGGTGGAGCTGGGCTTTCTGAAGAACGACACGGTGCGCCTGCTCGTGCGGGGCCTGGATGAGTACGACCCACGCTTCGGCACCGCCTTCCACGACGGCACCTGGAACCAGGGCTTCGACCACGCCACCGCCCTGGCCGACATCGACTGCCCGGTCCTGCTGCTCCAGGCCGACTACACGGTCCTGCCCGACGGCACCCTCAACGGCGCGATGACCCGGCCAGACGCCGAACGGGCCGCGTCGCTGCTGAAACACGGCACCTACCGGCGTATCGACGCCACCCACGTCGTGCACCTGGACCGGCCGGAGCAGTTCACCCGCATCCTGGAAGATTTCTTCCTGGGCTGA
- a CDS encoding MBL fold metallo-hydrolase, translating into MKLTKYAHACVLLEDAAGSVLIDPGVFTPNAAELVRGSTAVLITHEHFDHADEAVLTAALDERDDLHVWGPASVTATWQERHPDQVHTVGHGDRFTAGGLSVSAHGPDHAVIHADVPKIANLGYLVQDNVFHPGDSYRVPEAEVRTLLLPTSGPWTKVGEGVDFVRAVKPAALVQIHEAMLSEIGQRSMANFFSPAMLSEVPLTVLAAGESLEV; encoded by the coding sequence ATGAAGCTGACCAAATACGCGCACGCCTGCGTCCTGCTGGAAGACGCCGCCGGTTCGGTCCTGATCGACCCGGGCGTCTTCACGCCGAACGCCGCCGAGCTGGTGCGGGGCAGCACGGCCGTGCTGATCACCCATGAGCACTTCGACCACGCCGACGAGGCCGTGCTGACGGCGGCGCTGGACGAGCGCGACGACCTGCACGTGTGGGGTCCGGCCTCGGTCACCGCCACCTGGCAGGAGCGGCACCCGGACCAGGTGCACACCGTGGGGCACGGGGACCGGTTCACCGCGGGCGGGCTGAGTGTCTCGGCCCACGGGCCCGACCACGCCGTCATCCACGCCGACGTGCCGAAAATCGCCAACCTCGGCTACCTGGTGCAAGACAATGTGTTTCACCCGGGCGACTCCTACAGGGTGCCCGAGGCCGAGGTGCGCACCCTGCTGCTGCCGACCAGCGGCCCGTGGACCAAGGTGGGTGAGGGCGTCGACTTCGTCCGGGCCGTGAAACCGGCGGCGCTGGTGCAGATCCATGAGGCCATGCTCAGCGAGATCGGGCAGCGGTCGATGGCGAACTTCTTCAGCCCGGCCATGCTCAGCGAGGTGCCGCTGACGGTCCTGGCGGCCGGGGAGTCCCTGGAGGTCTGA
- a CDS encoding EamA family transporter has translation MKLSGTSTGLLAALLASASFGTSGVLAKPLMESGWSPVATVTLRALGGGLLLLPVALVSMRGRWSSLWRARSRVLVMGVVGVAFTQLAYFAAIRTVPVSTALLVEFLAPLLLVGLTWARTRRTPQRTVLAGSVLALAGLLLVIGPGAIRSVDLVGLLFAFGAAAGCATYFAVAARSGDGLPPVALAASGLLVGGVLLGAVGAGGLLAFTVRGGDLPMFGSPVVWWVPLLLLALVSTAFAYAMGITGSELLGSRLASFVGLLEVAFAALFAWLLLGERLTVLQLLGGVLILAGITAVRAERVTEPEGQVAELAEPAAVEPVKVPVALDHLHSKAR, from the coding sequence ATGAAGCTCTCAGGCACGTCCACCGGTCTGCTCGCCGCCCTGCTCGCGTCCGCCTCCTTCGGCACCTCGGGGGTGCTGGCGAAACCCCTGATGGAGTCGGGGTGGTCGCCGGTCGCCACCGTCACCCTGCGCGCCCTCGGTGGTGGTCTGCTGCTCCTGCCGGTCGCCCTGGTGTCCATGCGGGGACGCTGGTCGTCCCTCTGGCGCGCCCGGTCACGAGTGCTCGTGATGGGGGTGGTGGGGGTGGCCTTCACCCAGCTCGCCTACTTCGCGGCCATCCGCACCGTCCCGGTCTCCACGGCGCTGCTCGTCGAGTTCCTGGCGCCCCTGCTCCTGGTCGGTCTCACCTGGGCCCGTACCCGCCGCACGCCGCAGCGCACTGTGCTGGCCGGCTCGGTCCTGGCGCTCGCGGGTCTGCTGCTGGTGATCGGGCCGGGGGCGATCCGGTCCGTCGACCTGGTCGGGCTGCTCTTCGCCTTCGGTGCCGCGGCCGGCTGCGCCACCTACTTCGCCGTCGCTGCCCGAAGCGGAGACGGGCTGCCGCCGGTGGCTCTGGCCGCGTCGGGGCTGCTGGTGGGCGGTGTGCTGCTCGGTGCGGTGGGCGCCGGCGGTCTGCTGGCCTTCACCGTGCGGGGTGGTGATCTGCCGATGTTCGGCTCGCCGGTGGTCTGGTGGGTGCCGCTGCTCCTGCTCGCCCTGGTCAGCACGGCTTTCGCCTATGCGATGGGCATCACCGGGTCTGAGCTGCTCGGGTCGCGGCTGGCCTCGTTCGTCGGCCTGCTGGAGGTGGCGTTCGCCGCGCTCTTCGCCTGGCTGCTGCTGGGGGAGCGGCTCACGGTGCTCCAGCTGCTCGGTGGCGTGCTGATTCTGGCCGGCATCACGGCGGTGAGGGCCGAGCGGGTGACAGAGCCCGAGGGGCAGGTGGCGGAGCTCGCGGAGCCGGCGGCGGTGGAGCCGGTGAAGGTGCCGGTGGCGCTGGACCACTTGCACAGCAAGGCCAGGTAA
- a CDS encoding CGNR zinc finger domain-containing protein — protein sequence MHFAPDTEEALDFVVALGNTDPAATRTGEDELATVGALAGLLARYAFSGRIDHDRAELDQVRETRSRLRDLWATNRDDAVALVNRMLRDAGALPQLVRHDASDWHLHGASPDAPLAQRLQVEAALAFVDVIRTDAMGRLRMCEANDCAGLLLDLSRNGSKRFCSVRCGNRMNMIAFRERRGAVDGGTTA from the coding sequence TTGCATTTTGCCCCTGACACGGAGGAGGCGCTGGACTTCGTCGTCGCGCTGGGCAACACCGATCCGGCCGCCACCCGCACCGGTGAGGACGAGCTCGCCACCGTCGGGGCCCTGGCCGGGCTGCTGGCCCGCTACGCGTTCTCCGGGCGCATCGACCACGACCGGGCCGAGCTCGACCAGGTGCGCGAAACCCGTTCCCGGCTGCGGGATCTGTGGGCGACGAACCGGGACGACGCGGTGGCCCTGGTCAACCGGATGCTGCGCGACGCCGGGGCCCTGCCCCAGCTGGTCCGGCACGACGCCTCCGACTGGCACCTGCACGGCGCGTCCCCCGACGCCCCACTGGCTCAGCGTCTCCAGGTGGAGGCCGCGCTGGCCTTCGTCGACGTGATCCGCACCGACGCGATGGGCCGGCTGCGCATGTGCGAGGCCAACGACTGCGCCGGGCTCCTGCTCGACCTGTCCCGCAACGGTTCCAAGCGCTTTTGCAGCGTGCGCTGCGGCAACCGGATGAACATGATCGCCTTCCGCGAGCGCAGGGGCGCGGTGGACGGCGGAACGACCGCCTGA
- a CDS encoding ATP-grasp domain-containing protein, whose protein sequence is MWIVGYATHAMVTRLTAELKGRGHHVDVIDPAMLGTELDDGVESAVGLPGGRPDLVVLAVSTDQISATLAVRTLMDDGIPVLNPPRAVLLAADKFATARVLAAAGLPVPRTVNVCTAQAVVHHGERLGWPVVLKSADGSEGTQVTMLRGEHDVVPALTEIRATLGLAADVRNSLVLQEVVEALVPGDRRIFVAGGQVMATMDRLPRPGEWRSNLSLLARPVAARATPAEERLARRAMSAVGLDFGTVDIMRTSRGPVVIELNAFGDVLDVAVVSGIDLVGSLADVVEQRAGLCPDEPVSPRELTDEEAARLRRFCWDRLDAKREQLGLADFRTWAFA, encoded by the coding sequence GTGTGGATCGTCGGTTACGCCACGCATGCGATGGTCACTCGTCTCACGGCCGAGCTGAAAGGCCGCGGGCATCACGTGGACGTGATCGATCCCGCCATGCTGGGCACCGAGCTCGACGACGGGGTGGAGTCGGCGGTCGGTCTCCCGGGCGGCCGGCCCGACCTGGTGGTGCTCGCGGTCTCCACCGACCAGATCAGCGCGACGCTGGCCGTCAGAACCCTGATGGACGACGGAATACCGGTGCTGAACCCGCCCCGGGCGGTGCTTCTGGCCGCGGACAAGTTCGCCACGGCGCGGGTGCTGGCCGCCGCGGGGCTGCCGGTTCCCCGCACGGTGAACGTGTGCACCGCGCAGGCCGTCGTCCACCACGGCGAGCGCCTGGGCTGGCCGGTCGTGCTCAAGAGCGCCGACGGCAGCGAGGGCACGCAGGTCACGATGTTGCGAGGGGAGCACGACGTCGTCCCCGCCCTGACCGAGATCCGTGCGACGCTGGGACTGGCCGCGGACGTCCGGAATTCACTGGTCCTCCAGGAGGTTGTGGAGGCGCTGGTCCCCGGCGACCGGCGGATCTTCGTGGCGGGCGGGCAGGTGATGGCCACCATGGACCGGCTGCCCCGCCCCGGCGAGTGGCGCTCGAACCTGAGCCTGCTGGCCCGGCCCGTGGCCGCGCGTGCAACCCCCGCCGAGGAACGTCTGGCGCGCCGGGCGATGAGCGCGGTCGGGCTGGACTTCGGCACGGTCGACATCATGCGGACCTCCCGGGGACCGGTGGTGATCGAGCTCAATGCCTTCGGTGACGTGCTGGACGTCGCCGTGGTGAGCGGGATCGACCTGGTCGGCTCGCTGGCCGACGTCGTCGAGCAACGCGCCGGCCTGTGCCCGGACGAGCCGGTCTCACCACGCGAACTCACCGATGAGGAGGCCGCCCGGCTGCGCCGGTTCTGCTGGGACCGGCTGGACGCCAAGCGCGAGCAGCTGGGCCTGGCAGACTTCAGGACCTGGGCATTCGCCTGA
- a CDS encoding substrate-binding domain-containing protein yields the protein MIAAERHEAVLRELRLRGTLAVSEFAGRLGVSPITLRRDLQILQDAGELTRVHGGAVPVRRPATGEPLPQNTYGRRSRQQLAAAFGLAPAGATPSVVATIGMIVPTRHYYYAGTIEGAQTAARLAGVRLVLAVSDYDETEEIRLFRRMLRLGTDGVLITPSRSGLEHSPVRDLVESSPVPVTVLERVWDFPARSRVVDSVRSDHRVGAELAVRHLAGLGHRRAGLWTFGNPHVGEIRSGFETEARRAGFELHRPVFGEGHRDWNTTDLTRNVRRYLQEALAAGVTALLVHPDELALRMSQVALEAGVRVPGDLSIVAYDDETAGLGEHPLTAIAPPKQEIGFAAVDACLRAIAHHGPTTPDFPAQRIRLLPTLRVRASTTPPSTLSTGPRSVTRASTDRLSRGLRPAPAHRPGPSSAPAPAAPPRPGPHR from the coding sequence GTGATCGCCGCCGAGAGGCATGAGGCCGTACTGCGTGAACTGCGGCTGCGGGGCACGCTGGCGGTGTCGGAGTTCGCCGGCCGGCTCGGGGTCTCACCGATCACGCTGCGCCGCGACCTCCAGATCCTCCAGGACGCCGGTGAACTCACCCGGGTGCACGGGGGTGCCGTGCCGGTGCGGCGTCCCGCCACCGGTGAGCCCCTGCCGCAGAACACGTATGGACGACGAAGCCGGCAGCAGCTGGCCGCCGCCTTCGGTCTGGCGCCGGCCGGCGCCACACCCTCCGTGGTCGCGACCATCGGCATGATCGTACCCACCCGGCACTACTACTACGCGGGCACCATCGAGGGCGCCCAGACCGCGGCCCGCCTGGCCGGAGTGCGCCTGGTGCTGGCCGTCTCGGACTACGACGAGACCGAGGAGATCCGCCTGTTCCGGCGCATGCTGCGGCTGGGCACGGACGGCGTCCTGATCACGCCGAGCCGCTCCGGCCTGGAGCACTCCCCGGTGCGCGACCTGGTCGAGTCGTCGCCGGTGCCGGTCACCGTGCTGGAGCGGGTCTGGGACTTCCCGGCGCGCTCGCGGGTGGTCGACTCGGTGCGCTCGGACCACCGGGTCGGCGCCGAGCTGGCGGTGCGGCACCTGGCCGGGCTCGGGCACCGCCGGGCCGGGCTGTGGACGTTCGGCAACCCGCACGTCGGGGAGATCCGTTCCGGGTTCGAGACGGAGGCGCGGCGGGCCGGGTTCGAGCTGCACCGGCCGGTTTTCGGCGAGGGACACCGGGACTGGAACACCACCGACCTGACCCGCAACGTGCGCCGCTACCTCCAGGAGGCGCTGGCCGCGGGCGTCACCGCCCTGCTGGTGCACCCCGACGAGCTGGCCCTGCGGATGAGCCAGGTGGCGCTGGAGGCCGGGGTGCGGGTGCCGGGCGACCTGTCGATCGTCGCCTACGACGACGAGACCGCCGGTCTGGGCGAGCATCCCCTGACCGCGATCGCGCCGCCCAAGCAGGAGATCGGGTTCGCCGCTGTCGACGCCTGCCTGCGGGCCATCGCCCACCACGGGCCCACCACACCGGATTTCCCGGCCCAGCGCATCCGGCTGCTGCCGACACTGCGGGTGCGGGCGTCCACCACCCCGCCGTCCACGCTGTCCACCGGACCGCGGTCCGTCACCCGGGCGTCCACCGACCGGCTGTCGCGTGGCCTCAGACCCGCGCCCGCACACCGTCCAGGGCCATCGTCAGCACCCGCTCCCGCTGCCCCTCCCCGACCTGGTCCGCACCGCTGA
- a CDS encoding TetR/AcrR family transcriptional regulator: protein MSTPPIEPDARRATVRRPQRADARRNFDALLDAAREVFAREGAAASLEEIARRAGVNIATLYRNFPTRQHLFEAVYLDEVEALARVARELRDEDPWDALDTWLRQFVAYATTKKAIFDALNHQDPMFVAARELIHAAGEPLLRRAQEAGKARSDVVFDDVLFLVRGISGADQVGEGQRERVLTMALDGVRARV from the coding sequence TTGTCAACGCCGCCGATCGAGCCCGACGCCCGGCGCGCCACCGTGCGCCGGCCCCAGAGGGCCGACGCACGCCGTAACTTCGACGCCCTGCTCGACGCCGCCCGCGAGGTGTTCGCCCGGGAAGGGGCGGCGGCGTCGCTGGAGGAGATCGCCCGCCGGGCCGGCGTCAACATCGCCACCCTCTACCGCAACTTCCCCACCCGGCAGCACCTGTTCGAGGCCGTCTATCTCGACGAGGTCGAGGCACTGGCCCGGGTGGCGCGGGAACTGCGTGACGAGGACCCGTGGGACGCGCTGGACACCTGGCTGCGGCAGTTCGTGGCCTACGCGACCACGAAGAAGGCGATCTTCGACGCGCTCAACCACCAGGACCCGATGTTCGTCGCCGCCCGCGAACTGATCCACGCCGCCGGGGAGCCTCTGCTGCGGCGCGCGCAGGAAGCCGGGAAGGCCCGGTCCGACGTGGTTTTCGACGACGTGCTGTTCCTGGTGCGGGGGATCAGCGGTGCGGACCAGGTCGGGGAGGGGCAGCGGGAGCGGGTGCTGACGATGGCCCTGGACGGTGTGCGGGCGCGGGTCTGA
- a CDS encoding NADPH-dependent F420 reductase produces MTTIGFIGTGKIGATVARMAVTAGHDVVLSNRRGPQSLHELAGDLGPRAVAATPEQAARAGEIVVLAVPLEAYRQIPAGPLRGKVVIDTANYKPAEHPGRLPDADSGVTTPHELMQHHLPGSFVVKALANMFFRHLPDLARPAGAPDRSTLPIAGDDPDAKAAVSALLDSLGYDTLDAGPLAESRRFATFGTPANQAYLDPEGMFAVPGHPAPATRIAELLRSVP; encoded by the coding sequence ATGACCACCATCGGATTCATCGGCACCGGCAAGATCGGCGCGACCGTCGCCCGGATGGCCGTGACCGCCGGGCACGACGTCGTCCTCAGTAACCGCCGCGGCCCGCAGTCCCTGCACGAGCTGGCCGGCGACCTCGGCCCCCGGGCCGTCGCGGCCACGCCGGAGCAGGCCGCCCGGGCCGGCGAGATCGTCGTACTGGCCGTGCCGCTGGAGGCCTACCGGCAGATCCCCGCCGGACCACTACGCGGCAAGGTGGTGATCGACACCGCCAACTACAAGCCCGCCGAGCACCCGGGACGCCTGCCGGACGCCGACAGCGGCGTCACCACACCGCACGAGCTGATGCAGCACCACCTGCCCGGATCGTTCGTGGTGAAGGCCCTCGCCAACATGTTCTTCCGGCACCTGCCCGACCTGGCCCGCCCGGCCGGCGCCCCCGACCGCAGCACCCTGCCGATCGCCGGCGACGACCCGGACGCCAAGGCCGCGGTGAGCGCGCTGCTGGACTCGCTCGGCTACGACACCCTCGACGCCGGGCCGCTGGCCGAGAGCCGCCGCTTCGCCACCTTCGGCACACCGGCCAACCAGGCCTATCTCGATCCCGAAGGGATGTTCGCCGTTCCCGGCCACCCCGCCCCGGCGACCCGGATCGCCGAACTGCTGCGCAGCGTCCCCTGA
- a CDS encoding dihydrofolate reductase family protein, translating into MSRVRVHNFSISLDGFATGEGQSADAPFGHAGHRLVGWMKATRFWHELGVVEPGEETGSAGVDNAFAERFGPGIGAEIMGANKFGPPGWQDDPQWRGWWGENPPFHTPTYVLTHRPRPALAMDGGTTFHFLDATPQDALAVAREGARGQDVRIGGGPGTVRQFLAAGLVDHLHAVQVPILLGRGVRLWDGLEGLEQHYRVEAVSSPGGVVHLTFSR; encoded by the coding sequence ATGTCGCGGGTCAGGGTCCACAACTTCTCGATCTCGCTCGACGGGTTCGCCACCGGCGAGGGTCAGTCCGCCGACGCGCCGTTCGGCCACGCCGGCCACCGCCTGGTCGGCTGGATGAAGGCGACCCGGTTCTGGCACGAGCTGGGCGTGGTCGAACCGGGAGAAGAGACGGGCAGCGCGGGCGTCGACAACGCCTTCGCCGAGCGGTTCGGGCCCGGCATCGGCGCGGAGATCATGGGCGCCAACAAGTTCGGCCCGCCCGGCTGGCAGGACGACCCGCAGTGGCGCGGGTGGTGGGGTGAGAACCCGCCGTTCCACACCCCCACCTACGTGCTCACCCACCGCCCGCGTCCCGCGCTGGCGATGGACGGCGGCACCACCTTCCACTTTCTCGACGCCACCCCGCAAGACGCGCTCGCCGTCGCCCGGGAGGGGGCGCGGGGGCAGGACGTGCGGATCGGGGGCGGGCCGGGCACGGTGCGGCAGTTCCTGGCCGCGGGCCTGGTCGACCACCTGCACGCCGTGCAGGTCCCGATCCTGCTCGGGCGGGGCGTGCGGCTGTGGGACGGGCTGGAGGGGCTGGAGCAGCACTACCGGGTGGAGGCGGTGTCGTCGCCCGGCGGCGTGGTGCATCTGACCTTCAGCCGCTGA